In the Pseudonocardia cypriaca genome, one interval contains:
- a CDS encoding ABC transporter permease produces the protein MNLFVQVVEWFLDPAHWSGTRGVPARLADHLAYTAQALLIAAVIAIPLGAWIGHTRRGGFLVVGAANGLRALPELGLLTLLVGFVGIGLLPLTIALVVLSVPPLLAGTYAGVRNADPAVIDAARGMGMREHEVLAKVELPIAVPLIIGGLRTATLQVIATATIGAYIGLSGLGRFLLDGLARNDYTQMAAGAVLVAALALVVEGLLGALQRLIVSPGLRTAPARGRAPRQAPVVAGGIAS, from the coding sequence GTGAACCTCTTCGTCCAGGTCGTCGAATGGTTCCTCGACCCGGCGCACTGGTCGGGCACGAGGGGCGTGCCGGCCCGGCTGGCCGACCACCTCGCCTACACCGCGCAGGCCCTCCTCATCGCGGCCGTGATCGCCATCCCGTTGGGGGCCTGGATCGGGCACACCCGGCGCGGCGGGTTCCTCGTCGTCGGCGCGGCCAACGGGCTGCGCGCGCTCCCGGAGCTCGGCCTGCTCACGCTGCTGGTCGGCTTCGTCGGGATCGGCCTGCTGCCGCTCACGATCGCGCTGGTGGTGCTCTCCGTCCCGCCGCTGCTCGCCGGCACCTACGCGGGGGTCCGCAACGCCGACCCCGCCGTCATCGACGCGGCTCGGGGTATGGGCATGCGCGAGCACGAGGTGCTCGCCAAGGTCGAGCTGCCGATCGCCGTCCCGCTGATCATCGGCGGCCTGCGCACCGCCACCCTGCAGGTGATCGCCACCGCCACGATCGGCGCCTACATCGGTCTCAGCGGCCTGGGGCGCTTCCTGCTCGACGGCCTCGCCCGCAACGACTACACCCAGATGGCCGCGGGCGCAGTGCTGGTGGCCGCTCTCGCACTGGTCGTCGAGGGGCTGCTCGGCGCACTGCAAAGATTGATCGTCTCACCGGGTCTGCGCACCGCGCCTGCCCGCGGAAGGGCACCCCGACAGGCCCCCGTCGTCGCCGGAGGAATCGCATCATGA